GTGGCGTACGGACTCGCCGGGCGCCGTGACGTGGGCATGAGCTTCCTGCCCGCCCGGCCGGGCCCTGCCGACGGCCGCCTCGGCACGGCGGGCGCACTGGCGTGGCGGCTGCAGCGCGGCAGCGTGCTCGGCTGGTCGATCGGCTTCTTCCTGGCCGGGGTCATCTACGGCGGGCTGACCGACGGGGTGGCCGACCTGGTCGGCGACAACGACAACGCCCGCGAGATCTTCCAGCGGATGGGCGGGCAGTCCGGCATCACCGACGCCTTCCTGGCCGCGATGATCGGCATGCTCGGCCTGATCGCCGCGCTGTACGTCGTGGGGTCGGTGCTGCGGCTGCACGGCGAGGAGACCTCGATGCGGGCGGAACCGATCCTGGCGAACGCCGTGGGACGCCTCCGCTGGGCCGCCGGTCACCTCATGGTCGCCTTCACCGGCTCCGCGCTGATCATGCTGCTCGCGGGTCTGGGCTTCGCCGTCGGCTACGGCAAGGATGTCGGCCCGATCCTGGGCGCCTGCCTGGCGCAGCTCCCCGCGGTGTGGGTCGTCGGCGGGCTGGCGGTGCTGCTGTACGGAGTGCTGCCGCGGGCGGCGATGGCGGCGTGGGGTGTTGCCGGGGCCGTGCTGCTGCTCGGCTGGGTGGGGCCCGCGCTGGATGTTCCGCGGGCGGTGCTGGATCTGTCCCCGTTCGGGCATCTGCCGAAGTTGCCGGGTGGGGGGATGGAGTGGGGGCCGGTCGGGGTCCTGCTGGGGGTGGCCGTAGTGCTCACGGCTGTCGGCCTGGTGGGGCTGCGGCGGCGGGACGTCACGACCTGACGGTGATGCGAGCCATGCCGGAGGGCCGCGGACTTCCCCACCTGCGGCCCTCAGCCGGACGCCCCGGTCACGGCCACCTGCCGTGACTGGCTCGCCCCGCCCTCACCTGCGAGCACGCGTGAAGGAGACGACCCCTGCGGCGATATGGCACAGGCGGGTGTGGACGACTCTTCGACCGCGTGAGCCTCAACAACCCACGCGATCACGTCATCCACACCCGCCCACCCGCGAAAAGACGCCCTGCGCTACGACTTTGCCGAGGAACCGGGCAGCACGCCGGAGATCCGCGACAGCTTGCCGCCCCGCGTGCTGACGTAGATCCAGCCGTTGGCGCGGTCCAGTCCGACGCCGCAGACCTCGCCGAGACCGTCGGCCACCACACGCTGACGGCCCTTGGCCTCGCCGGCAGCCATGACGACCTCATGCAGCGTGCCGCCGCCCGGATGGGAGACGTATGCGTTGACTGCGCCATCCAGCGCTACGCGAACGCTGCTCCCGAGATTGGTGGCCACGGCCTGCGGGGCGCCTCCATCCGCCGCCAGGTCGACCTCGTACAGCCCGCCGGCGTCATACTGGCCGACGTACGCCTTGCCGCCTTCCAGCGCTACGCCGGCGGCTCGCGGCACGTCCCAGGTGCGTAGCTGCTCCGCCGGTTCGCTGTTCAGGTTGAACTCGATCAGCTTCCCGTTGGCGAAGTCGGTGACATAGGCCTTGTGGCTCGGCAGGTCCAGCGCGACGCCGTACGCGTACATGCCCTGGGCGACCGGGGAGACGGAGCGGTCGGACAGGTTCACCGTGAACAGGCGCCGGCCGTTGTAGTCGGTGACGTAGGCCTTGTCGCCCCGCAGGTCCAGCGCCACATCGTTGACGTCGCCCAGCTTCTCCAGGACCCAGTCCGTGTTGCCGCTTTCGAGATCCACCTTGTACAGCTTGCCGCCGTTGCGGTCGGTGACGTACGCCTTTTTCTTCTCCAGGTCCAGCGCGAGGCCCTCGGCCTTCCCCAACCCGGTGGCGCGCTCGACGGGAGGCTCTTTCGACTCCTTTTGTTCTTCGCCGCCACCCTTGTAGAGAGGGTGATACCTCTTGTCGAAATTGAGTGTTTCAAGCTCGAAGATCTCGTGCACCCCGGCGAGGGTGGAAACGACCTCGGCTTCCCCTTTTTGCATGAACGGCTTGCCTTCATCGGTCAAGTCGAAGGTTTCCGCAGCCGCCCCGGTCTCGCCGAGCTTCCATGCAATGACCTTGGCGTATTTGGGCTCCTTGGCCTGTGGGCCGTCCGGGCGGGTCTCCTTGACCTCTACCGGCTCGGGGTAATACAAAGCGACCCATCCACCGAAGGAGATAGGGAATTCGTAGTCGAACCTCCTCACCTGACGTCGCTGCGTGGCCAGGACGTCCACTCGGCTGGCGACTTCCCCGCTCAGCGTGGACGATGTCTTGAAGGCAGTGGTCAAGGAACCACTGACCGAAGCAGTGATCCCAAGCATCAGCTGCGCCGACAGTTCCCCGGTGCCCGTGGCGGTACCCGTGGCTGTGGCCGTACTTGTGGATTGCGACTGGGACTCCGCGTCAGCGCCCTGATTGTCTTTGCTGTTCTTCAGGGTGGTCTTCTCGGATTGGTTCGCCGCCATGCTCTGCTGCAGTTGTTGCTGCAGCGATGCGATGACTTTTGCCCCGAAAGTGAGCTGCACCTGCCCTTGGAGCGACCAGCTGATTGTGTTCGAAATCGAGAATTCGACACTGTGAGACCATTTGGTGGGGACGGGGTCGGTTCGATTGACGTACGTTTGCTTGGCGATCACGTCAGGAGGCGGCTGTGCAATGTCACCTCGCTCTTCAATAAGCGGTACACCCACCGTCATGTAGGCGCGCCACCCGCGCTGGTGCGCCGTGCTCTCCCCATCCTTCCCGTCCTTCCCACCGGGAAAGTCGCCGAATCGCCCCTTGTTCAGAGAGAACCCGGTAGGGGCGACGTACCGGTCCTTACCATCCGGCGTTTTCCTCTCGGCCTTCCTCTTCAGTTTTTCCTTGTCCCGCTCCAGGATGACAGCGGCCCTTTGCTTGATTCTGAGCTCCTCCAGGTTTCGCCCTGTCAGTGGATGACGCACAAATCGCTCGCCAAGATGAGCCGTACTCACGTTGTTTTTGGTGGCGCCGCCCATGACCTTCAGCCTCCTTGCGTAGCAGAACTCAACGATTTGTCAGCGATCACTTGCCTTTAACCGCCCCATCGTCAGCCCTTCTTTTCGCATTTTTGGCCGATTCGGCGTTATCCTTTGCCAATCCTTCTCGCTCTTCATCGCTGATCTTTGGCCGGTCTTCGTCCCTGATCTCCACCTCCACCTTCTTGAATGCCTCATCCTTGGTCGAAGACGCCATACCGGATGTAGATTCGGGGTTTTCGCTGGCCTCCCGCTGCTTGGCGGCCGCTGTCTGGGTGTTCTTGAACAGGGGGGCGATGAAGTTGTTCATGATGCTGAGCGCCTCAGGCGACGTCTCGCGCATGATTTTCGGGTCACGCTCAGGTTCAGTGATGTCCTCGTAGAGCTCCGGATCGACCCCTTTTCGTTCGTGCCAAGCGCCAGGAATTTTTTCATGGACCTCCTGAGCGGACTCTTCGGCGGACTTGGCTTCACTTTCGCCGCTTTCGAAGATGTTCTTGAAGGACATGGGCTTCCCTCCGGGTTCCGTGTGCGCCCGCAGGCTGCCCGACCTGCAGATGCGACAACCCAGTCACCGCCGTCGTTCCTTCCAAGGGGTGACGTCCAGGGCCTGACGTTTGCGCAACTGCCTGTTTCGGCGAGCTCAGTTGACGGTGCCGGGCTTCCCCCAGGACCCCTCTCAGGCCACCTCCACCTGAAGCCCCTCCAACCCCCGGATCACAAAGTTCGGCTTCCTCTCCGGCTCTGCCGTCAGGCGCAGCGTCGGTGTCCGCTCCAGCAACGCCGTCATCGACGCCGCCAGCTCGATCCGGGCCAACGGCGCCCCGATGCAGTAGTGGATGCCGGCGCTGAAGGAGATGTGCGGGTTGTCCTTGCGGGTGAGGTCCAGCCGTTCCGGGTCGGCGAACACCGCCGGGTCATGGTTCGCGGAGCCGAACAGCATCGCGATCTCCGACCCGCGCGGAATCGTCGTACCGTCGATCTCGATGTCGTCCAGCACCCACCGCTCGAAGAGCTGGAGCGGGGTGTCGTAGCGCATGAGCTCCTCTACGGCGGACGGGACCAGGCAGTGGTCGGCCCGCAGGGCGGCGAGCTGGTCGGGGTTGCGGAACAGGGCGTACCAGCCGTTGACGGTGGCGTTGACCGTGGCCTCGTGGCCCGCGTTGAGGAGCAGGACGCAGGTCGAGATCATCTCCTGCTCGGTGAGGCGGTCGCCCTCGTCGTGGGCCGCGATCAGGCCGGAGATCAGGTCGTCGCCGGGCTCCTTGCGGCGCTCGGCGATCAGCTCCCGCAGGTACTCGGTGAACTCCACCGACGCCCGCACCGCCTTCGCCGCCGTCTCCTCGGACGGGCTCAGCTCGTACATCCCGCAGATGTCCGCCGACCAGGGCCGCAGCGGGGCCCGGTCGGACTCGGGGATACCCAGCATTTCCGCGATGACGGCCACGGGGAGCGGCTCGGCGACATCCGCCAGCAGATCACCGCCGCCCGCCTCGACGAGCCGTTCCACCAGCTCCCCGGCGAGGTTCGCCACGTACGGCTTCAACCGCTCCACCGTGCGCGGCGTGAACGCCTTCGACACCAGCCGGCGGATCCGGGTGTGGTCCGGCGGCTCCAGGTCGAGCATGCCGTGGTCGTTGAGGGTGTGGAACGGCTCGTGTTCGGCGGGCGGCGCGTCGCGTCCGAAGTCCTCGTGGCTGAACCGGTGCTGGTACGTCCGGCCCAGCCTGCGGTCCCGCAGCAGCGCCGAGACGTCCGCGTGGTGCGGGACCAGCCACTGGTTCGTGGGCTCGAACCAGTGCACCCGGCCCCGGGCACGCAGTTCGGCGTAGGCGGGGTACGGGTCGGCCAGGAACGCCGGGTCCCAGGGGTCGAAAGCGAGGTCGGAAGGAGCTGCCATGCACGGACGTTAGAACGCCGTCCCCCTCCCTGACCAGGGGGCTAGGGCCTGTCCTGAACCGCGCCGAAGTCGGGAAGCGTGATCGAGCCGTCCTCGGCGAGCGGGAAGCCGGGGTTGTGGGCGACCTCCCAGGCGTGGCCGTCGGGGTCGACGAAGGCGCTGGAGTAGAAGCCGATCGCGTTGACGGCGGCGGGCTTGGTGACCGTCCCGCCGGCCCGTTGCACCGCCGCGAGGAGCGCGTCGACCTCGGCCTCGGACCGGACGTTGTGTGCGAGGACGATTCCGCCGAAACGACCCGCCTGCCCGGGCTCCAGACCGCAGTCCCGGGCCAGCTTGTCCCGGCCCCACAGCACCAGCCCCAGGCCGCCCGCCTGGAAGAAGACGGTCTCCTCGACCTCCTGCCCGCGCCAGCCCAGGGCCTCGTAGAAGGCCTTGGACCGGGCCAGGTCGGAGACTCCCAGCGTGATCAGAGTGATGCGCTGTTCCATCCCCTCACCGTAGCCCCGGCGCCTCAGCCCGGCGTGACCAGCCGCGCCTCGTACGCGAACACCGCCGCCTGTGTACGGTCCCGCAGGCCCAGCTTCACCAGGATCCGGCTGACGTGGGTCTTGATCGTCGACTCGGCGACCACCAGCCGCTCGGCGATCTCCGCGTTCGACAGGCCCTGCGCGATCAGGACCAGCACCTCCGTCTCCCGCTCGGTCAGGTCCCCGTACGCCGCGTGTGCGGAGGACATCAGGCGCGGGGAGTCGGACAGCTTGGAGAACTCGGTGATCAGCCGCCGGGTGACGGAGGGGGCGAGGAGAGCCTCGCCGGCCGCCACCACCCTGACGCCGTCGGCGAGTTGGCGTGCCGAGGCGTCCTTCAGCAGGAAGCCCGAGGCTCCCGCGCGCAGCGCCTGGTACACGTACTCGTCGAGGTCGAAGGTGGTCAGCACCAGCACCTTGGCCGCGCCGTTCGCCGCGACGATCTCCCGGGTGGCCTCGATGCCGTTCAGCTCCGGCATGCGGATGTCCATCAGCACGACGTCGGGGGAGAGTTCACGGACCCGGTCCACCGCCTCGCGTCCGTTGACCGCCTCGCCGACGACCTCGATGTCCGGCATCGCGTTCAGCAGGACCGAGAAGCCCTCGCGCACCATCATCTGATCGTCCGCGATCAGTACGCGGATGGTCATGAGCCGTCCTCTGCCGTCGTGGTGACCGGCAGGAACACGGCCACCTCATAGCCGCCGTCCTCCGTCCGGCCCGCCGTCATCTCGCCGCCCAGCATGCTGACCCGCTCCCGCATCCCGGTGATGCCGTGCCCCGCGCCCGGCGAGGGCTTCAGCAGGGCGGACGCGGGCGGCGGGCCGTTGACTATGCGCAGGCCCAGACCGCCGAGGACGTAACCGATCTCGACGCGGGCGCTCGCGCCGGGCGCGTGGCGCAGGCTGTTGCTGAGTGCCTCCTGCACGATGCGGTACGCCGACAGCTCGACGCCCTGCGGGAGTGCGCGCACCGCTCCGGTCACCGTCTTCTCGACGTCCAGGCCCGCGTCCCGCACATTGGCCAGCAGCGCGTCCAGGTCGGCAAGGGTGGGTTGCGGGGCGTCCGGGGCCTCGTAGTCCTCGGCGCGGACGACGCCCAGGATGCGGCGGAGTTCGGTGAGCGCCGCCACCGCGTTCTCCCGGATGGTGGCGAAGGCCCGCTCCAGCTCCGGCGGCGGGTTCTCCACCCGGTAGGGGGCGGCCTCCGCCTGGATGGCGACGACCGACATGTGGTGGGCGACCACGTCGTGCAGTTCGCGCGCGATCGTCGTGCGCTCCTCCAGCAGGGTCCGCTTGGAACGCTCCTGCGCGGTCACGGTCTGCTGGGCGGTGACCTCCTGTCTCGCTTCCCGGCGTATGTGCCAGAGGGCGACGCAGAGCAGGACCATCGCGGAGACGACCATCATGGGTCCGGTGTTCGCGCCGTAGTAGCCCGGACCGATGCCGGCGCCCGCGGCCAGGCCGTACGCCCCCGTCACCAGCCACATCCACAGGGCCGTACGCGGCCGGGTGCGTACGGCCACGACCGTCAGCACTGTCAGATGGCAGGCGAAGGCGCCGGGCACCCACGGCCAGTCGCCCGCGCTGTGGCCGAGCACGCCGGTGAACGGGGTGGCGGCCATGGACAGCCAGAACGCTCCGACGGGCCGCACCATGGTCAGCAGCACGGGGATCACGCAGAGCGGACCGAGCAGCAGGGCCGAGGCACTGGTGTCGACCGTGGCGAGCATCAGCGTGAACAGGGCGGCCACCCCGATCAGCGCGTGCGGCGTCCAGGAGGCGTACTCCCGCATACGCGTCGGCAGCCGCCTGGTCAGCGGGCCGTCGACCCGCATGCGGGGCATCGGGCGGTAGGCGAAGGCGTCGTGGATCAGGTCCTGGCGCAGCCCGCGCAGGGCCTCGGCGGCCATCCGGAACTCCGGACTGCGCGGCTTGGCCCCGTCCCCCGGCGGCTGGGTCTGCGGGCGAGTCGTCTCGGTCACGTACAGAACGGTAGGCGCAGGGCCCTGTCGCGGTCGTCCCCATGGAGAGGGGTTCCGGCGGGTCCATCTCAGGTACTACGGGTATCCCCGCTGGTCGCGCCCGGTGCGGACCCCACCAGGAGCCCCGCTCAATACCCGGAGGGCCGCACCAGTCCCGACTCGTAGGCGAACACCGCCGCCTGCGTCCGGTCCCGCAGCCCCAGCTTCACCAGGATCCGGCCCACGTGGGTCTTCACGGTCTGCTCGGCCACGACGAGGCGTTCGGCGATCTCCGCGTTCGACAGGCCCTGGGCGATCAGCGCGAGGACCTCCGTCTCGCGCTCGGTCAGGTCGCCGACGCGTTCCTTGAGCGGGGCGCGGGGCCGGTTGTCCAGGC
Above is a window of Streptomyces sp. DT2A-34 DNA encoding:
- a CDS encoding ABC transporter permease, producing the protein MTATALGVRPSASRQLAGTGTLLRFALRRDRLMIPVWVAVNALMILSMPNTLENLYATPAERADLVQNTATNASFRALIGPVFDDSIGALTAWRVGVYAGALAAVLSLLLVVRHTRDEEESGRQELVASGMVGRRASLTAALLTAAVANAVLALLVTVGLSAQGASGALALGLGLAGVGMVFATLAAIVAQFTESARLARGLTAGLVGAAFVLRAAGDSAADDGSSVLTWVSPLGWLENLRAFAGERWWVLLLFAAAAAVQGVVAYGLAGRRDVGMSFLPARPGPADGRLGTAGALAWRLQRGSVLGWSIGFFLAGVIYGGLTDGVADLVGDNDNAREIFQRMGGQSGITDAFLAAMIGMLGLIAALYVVGSVLRLHGEETSMRAEPILANAVGRLRWAAGHLMVAFTGSALIMLLAGLGFAVGYGKDVGPILGACLAQLPAVWVVGGLAVLLYGVLPRAAMAAWGVAGAVLLLGWVGPALDVPRAVLDLSPFGHLPKLPGGGMEWGPVGVLLGVAVVLTAVGLVGLRRRDVTT
- a CDS encoding cytochrome P450, with the translated sequence MAAPSDLAFDPWDPAFLADPYPAYAELRARGRVHWFEPTNQWLVPHHADVSALLRDRRLGRTYQHRFSHEDFGRDAPPAEHEPFHTLNDHGMLDLEPPDHTRIRRLVSKAFTPRTVERLKPYVANLAGELVERLVEAGGGDLLADVAEPLPVAVIAEMLGIPESDRAPLRPWSADICGMYELSPSEETAAKAVRASVEFTEYLRELIAERRKEPGDDLISGLIAAHDEGDRLTEQEMISTCVLLLNAGHEATVNATVNGWYALFRNPDQLAALRADHCLVPSAVEELMRYDTPLQLFERWVLDDIEIDGTTIPRGSEIAMLFGSANHDPAVFADPERLDLTRKDNPHISFSAGIHYCIGAPLARIELAASMTALLERTPTLRLTAEPERKPNFVIRGLEGLQVEVA
- a CDS encoding VOC family protein, whose amino-acid sequence is MEQRITLITLGVSDLARSKAFYEALGWRGQEVEETVFFQAGGLGLVLWGRDKLARDCGLEPGQAGRFGGIVLAHNVRSEAEVDALLAAVQRAGGTVTKPAAVNAIGFYSSAFVDPDGHAWEVAHNPGFPLAEDGSITLPDFGAVQDRP
- a CDS encoding response regulator transcription factor, with the protein product MTIRVLIADDQMMVREGFSVLLNAMPDIEVVGEAVNGREAVDRVRELSPDVVLMDIRMPELNGIEATREIVAANGAAKVLVLTTFDLDEYVYQALRAGASGFLLKDASARQLADGVRVVAAGEALLAPSVTRRLITEFSKLSDSPRLMSSAHAAYGDLTERETEVLVLIAQGLSNAEIAERLVVAESTIKTHVSRILVKLGLRDRTQAAVFAYEARLVTPG
- a CDS encoding sensor histidine kinase; this encodes MTETTRPQTQPPGDGAKPRSPEFRMAAEALRGLRQDLIHDAFAYRPMPRMRVDGPLTRRLPTRMREYASWTPHALIGVAALFTLMLATVDTSASALLLGPLCVIPVLLTMVRPVGAFWLSMAATPFTGVLGHSAGDWPWVPGAFACHLTVLTVVAVRTRPRTALWMWLVTGAYGLAAGAGIGPGYYGANTGPMMVVSAMVLLCVALWHIRREARQEVTAQQTVTAQERSKRTLLEERTTIARELHDVVAHHMSVVAIQAEAAPYRVENPPPELERAFATIRENAVAALTELRRILGVVRAEDYEAPDAPQPTLADLDALLANVRDAGLDVEKTVTGAVRALPQGVELSAYRIVQEALSNSLRHAPGASARVEIGYVLGGLGLRIVNGPPPASALLKPSPGAGHGITGMRERVSMLGGEMTAGRTEDGGYEVAVFLPVTTTAEDGS